From the Gordonia bronchialis DSM 43247 genome, one window contains:
- a CDS encoding flavin-containing monooxygenase codes for MSGTDPALTTVVIGAGFAGIGTAIRLLQNGIDDFVILERDVRPGGTWRDNTYPGAACDIPSRLYSYSFAPNAGWSHTYSGSDEILAYIDRMIDDHDLDKHIRYSHLVTGLRFAETDGTWQVQVADREPIIARAVVVASGPLSTPGYPEIPGLEEFTGHRMHSAAWDHDYDFAGKKVGVIGTGASAVQLIPELVRAGAEVTVYQRTPGWVLPRLNRRISRPVRRVYRTLPLTQSISRGLWYLGHESVALGAVWNTPFTRVIEGVAKLNLRAQVDDPWMRRQLTPDFRAGCKRLLMTSDYYPSLQAENCALVTWPIVDITAQGVRTVEGVERRFDCLVFATGFEVSKQGTPLPITGRDGRVLADEWARGAYAYKSFAVSGYPNLYFTFGPNSGPGHNSALVYMEAQIDAIVTAISTIRARGLKQLDVHRPAQDAYNAVIQRRLRATTWNSGCRSWYLTDDGFNATMYPGFASQYVGQMRGVDFSRDFRAVAGDRLPECAGESVNVRS; via the coding sequence ATGAGCGGCACCGATCCGGCGTTGACGACGGTCGTCATCGGTGCGGGATTCGCGGGAATCGGCACCGCGATCCGATTGCTGCAGAACGGCATCGACGACTTCGTGATCCTCGAACGCGATGTGCGTCCTGGTGGTACCTGGCGCGACAACACCTATCCGGGAGCCGCCTGCGACATTCCGTCGCGCCTGTACTCGTATTCCTTTGCGCCCAACGCCGGTTGGTCACACACGTACTCGGGTAGCGACGAGATCCTCGCCTACATCGACCGCATGATCGACGATCACGATCTCGACAAGCACATCCGGTACTCACATCTGGTCACCGGTTTACGGTTCGCCGAGACGGACGGAACCTGGCAGGTGCAGGTGGCCGACCGCGAGCCGATCATCGCCCGAGCAGTGGTGGTCGCCTCGGGACCGCTGTCCACGCCCGGCTATCCCGAGATCCCCGGACTCGAGGAGTTCACCGGCCATCGGATGCATTCGGCGGCCTGGGATCACGACTACGACTTCGCGGGCAAGAAGGTCGGCGTTATCGGCACGGGTGCCAGTGCGGTGCAGTTGATTCCCGAACTCGTCCGCGCCGGCGCCGAGGTCACCGTCTATCAGCGAACCCCGGGCTGGGTGCTGCCCCGACTGAACCGTCGGATCTCCCGACCGGTTCGGCGTGTGTATCGCACCCTGCCGTTGACCCAGAGCATCTCACGCGGCCTGTGGTACCTCGGACACGAGTCGGTGGCACTCGGCGCGGTGTGGAATACGCCGTTCACCCGTGTCATCGAGGGTGTGGCCAAGCTGAATCTTCGTGCCCAGGTGGATGATCCGTGGATGCGGCGGCAACTGACGCCCGACTTCCGGGCCGGCTGCAAGAGGCTGCTCATGACCAGCGACTACTACCCGTCGCTGCAAGCGGAGAACTGCGCCCTGGTCACCTGGCCGATTGTCGACATCACCGCGCAGGGGGTCCGCACCGTCGAAGGGGTGGAGCGCAGATTCGACTGTTTGGTGTTCGCCACCGGATTCGAGGTCTCCAAACAGGGCACGCCCCTCCCGATCACCGGCCGCGACGGAAGGGTGCTGGCCGACGAATGGGCCAGGGGTGCATACGCCTACAAGAGTTTCGCGGTGTCGGGCTACCCCAATCTCTATTTCACCTTCGGGCCCAATTCCGGTCCCGGACACAATTCGGCGCTGGTCTACATGGAGGCGCAGATCGACGCCATCGTCACCGCGATATCGACGATTCGTGCTCGCGGACTCAAACAACTCGACGTCCATCGTCCGGCGCAGGACGCCTACAACGCCGTTATTCAACGCCGCTTGCGCGCAACCACCTGGAATTCGGGATGTCGCAGTTGGTATCTCACCGACGACGGATTCAACGCGACGATGTACCCGGGATTCGCATCGCAGTACGTCGGGCAGATGCGCGGCGTCGACTTCTCCCGTGACTTCCGGGCGGTGGCTGGTGACCGGCTACCGGAGTGCGCGGGGGAGAGCGTGAACGTCAGGTCATGA